The window ACAGTCGTGCAACGCCAGCACCGGCGGGCTGTCCGCCGGCACCAGGGCGACGAACGAGGTGCACCGCTGGTAGTTGCCGAGGAAGTCGAGGAAACCGCGTAGCGGCTCGGGATCGGGCGAGGTGCTCGCCACGTACGCCTGGCGTGGCTGTTCCTCGTTGGGCAGGTAGCCCAGCAGCGTGTCACCGGTCCGGAAGACCTGCGCGCCCAGCCGGGTCAGCTCGCGGACCAGCAGGGCGTGGTTCTGGGTGACCGGGTCGACGCCGAGGAAACCCCGGGCCGCCCTGGGTACCGCCGCCAGCGCCGAGGCGGCGGCTGCGGTGTCGAGTCGCTGAATCTCAGTCATGGCGTACCGCTCCCCAGATCTGCCGGTCGACGGGACGGCCGGCGAACCACCGGCCGGCCGGGACCGTCGCTTCGCCGATGAACCCGGCGTCCTGCAACAGGTCCACCGGCGCGGCCGCCGCCGGGGTCACCCAGCCGTACAGCCGGTGCAGGTTGAGCACCCGGAAGCCGTGCGAGACGGCGGTCTTGAGCAGCGCCGGGACCAGGTCATCGGCGCCCGGCTGCACGCCGATCTCCAACCGGGCCCGGCGGTGCACCCAGTCCAGCTCGGCGAAGCGGACGAAGGCCGCTCCCGGCAGCACGCACAGCTCCACGGTGTTGTCCTTCGGCGCCTCGACCGCCGCCGGCACCACCGTTGCCGGTGCCTGCTCCAGCGGCATGCCGAGCAGTTCGCCGGCGAGCCACGGCCCGGTCAGCAGCGGTAGGTCGGTACTGCGGTACCCGCGCAATGTCATGATGTCGGCACCCAGATCTGCGAGAAGAAGACGTACCCGTACCGGCGTCCCTCCTGCACGACCACGTCGGCGAGGGTGCCCTCCTCGGTCAGCCCGGCCGCCCGGGCCGCCTCGAGCCCGTCCTGGTCGTACTCGCCCACCAGGACGGAGATCCGGACCACCTCGCGCCGCCAGCGCAGCGCCCGCACCGCCTCGTCGTACGCCTGGCACCACCAGTTCAGCGGGGCGCCGGAACGCAGCCGCAGGTGCAGTTGGTAGTGGCAGCCGTGCTCGGCGCCAACCGCTTCGGTGGCGAACAGGCCCACCGGCTCACCGTCGGCGAGCAGCACCTCGGTCTCGGTGCCGAGCAGATCGAGCAGTTCCCACTCACCGCGGGTGTCCGGTTGGGCCGTGCGGAAGTAGAAGTCCGGC is drawn from Micromonospora sp. NBC_01740 and contains these coding sequences:
- a CDS encoding GNAT family protein is translated as MTEIQRLDTAAAASALAAVPRAARGFLGVDPVTQNHALLVRELTRLGAQVFRTGDTLLGYLPNEEQPRQAYVASTSPDPEPLRGFLDFLGNYQRCTSFVALVPADSPPVLALHDCGFTRVGTLREHRYQSGAYQDVSVYFVRGEDTCRS